In Brassica napus cultivar Da-Ae unplaced genomic scaffold, Da-Ae ScsIHWf_2426;HRSCAF=3135, whole genome shotgun sequence, a genomic segment contains:
- the LOC125601015 gene encoding glutathione S-transferase T3-like, which translates to MDPFTAPCSFQNLLNSQQPYPSVSDASAYGTVWPEEENEEADIVSDRKERRKWSPTEDKVLISAWLNTSKDPIVAGLQKRDSTGCKSRRGKLNEGVCKFVGCYDAATKQKSSGQSEDDVLKLAHQIFFNDYKSKFTLEHAWLELRHDQKWCGGLASKNGVSSKRRKVDNQTGQSSTSVPCSLREEDANGVEVRPAGVKAAKTK; encoded by the exons ATGGATCCATTTACGGCACCTTGTAGCTTTCAAAACCTTTTAAACAGTCAACAACCATACCCCTCTGTCTCTGATGCGTCTGCCTATGGTACTGTATGGCCTGAAGAGGAAAATGAAGAAGCAGACATCGTGAGTGACCGTAAAGAAAGGCGGAAATGGTCACCAACTGAGGAcaaggtgctcatcagtgcTTGGTTGAATACATCTAAAGACCCTATC GTTGCTGGTTTGCAGAAGAGAGACTCAACTGGCTGTAAATCGAGGCGGGGGAAGCTTAATGAGGGCGTGTGCAAGTTTGTAGGGTGCTATGATGCAGCAACTAAACAAAAATCTAGTGGGCAAAGTGAGGATGATGTTTTAAAGCTGGCTCATCAGATATTCTTCAATGATTACAAGAGCAAGTTCACACTTGAGCATGCTTGgttggagctgaggcatgaTCAAAAATGGTGTGGAGGTCTGGCGAGTAAAAATGGTGTGTCATCTAAGAGAAGAAAGGTTGATAACCAAACAGGACAGTCATCAACGTCAGTTCCATGTAGCCTTAGAGAAGAGGACGCAAATGGTGTGGAGGTCCGGCCTGCGGGTGTCAAAGCTGCAAAGACTAAGTAA
- the LOC106417079 gene encoding glutathione S-transferase T3-like isoform X2 encodes MDPFTAPCSFQNLLNSQQPYPSVSDASAYGTVWPEEENEEADIVSDRKERRKWSPTEDKVAGLQKRDSTGCKSRRGKLNEGVCKFVGCYDAATKQKSSGQSEDDVLKLAHQIFFNDYKSKFTLEHAWLELRHDQKWCGGLASKNGVSSKRRKVDNQTGQSSTSVPCSLREEDVNGVEVRPAGVKAAKRLSKAAVRKANTEEAEGKVCMDLENMWDMRQKDFALREKVNNQKLLQMLLGKTEPLTEPEQALKNKLINDLLV; translated from the exons ATGGATCCATTTACGGCTCCTTGTAGCTTTCAAAACCTTTTAAACAGTCAACAACCATACCCCTCTGTCTCTGATGCGTCTGCCTATGGTACTGTATGGCCTGAAGAGGAAAATGAAGAAGCAGACATCGTGAGTGACCGTAAAGAAAGGCGGAAATGGTCACCAACTGAGGAcaag GTTGCTGGTTTGCAGAAGAGAGACTCAACTGGCTGTAAATCGAGGCGGGGGAAGCTTAATGAGGGCGTGTGCAAGTTTGTAGGGTGCTATGATGCAGCAACTAAACAAAAATCTAGTGGGCAAAGTGAGGATGATGTTTTAAAGCTGGCTCATCAGATATTCTTCAATGATTACAAGAGCAAGTTCACACTTGAGCATGCTTGgttggagctgaggcatgaTCAAAAATGGTGTGGAGGTCTGGCGAGTAAAAATGGTGTGTCATCTAAGAGAAGAAAGGTTGATAACCAAACAGGACAGTCATCAACGTCAGTTCCATGTAGCCTTAGAGAAGAGGACGTAAATGGTGTGGAGGTCCGGCCTGCGGGTGTCAAAGCTGCAAAGAGACTAAGTAAAGCGGCTGTGAGGAAGGCTAACACTGAAGAAGCAGAAGGGAAGGTGTGTATGGACCTTGAGAACATGTGGGACATGAGGCAAAAGGACTTTGCATTGAGAGAGAAGGTTAACAATCAAAAATTGCTTCAGATGCTACTTGGCAAGACTGAGCCATTAACTGAACCAGAGCAAGCTTTGAAAAACAAGCTGATCAATGATCTGTTGGTTTGA
- the LOC125601017 gene encoding uncharacterized protein LOC125601017 — translation MVVESDDFGVVINQVSSVLITGQFVAALDGLAAWETVKEKTDNIEDKDPPKSSKIQERRRHLTLKTLFIKDVKPSLQVQRLMVERDACDTSKQEKEKKQQGSM, via the exons ATGGTTGTCGAATCCGATGATTTTGGTGTTGTAATTAACCAAGTGTCTTCGGTTTTGATAACAGGACAGTTCGTAGCAGCTTTGGATGGTTTAGCCGCGTGGGAGACAGTAAAGGAGAAGACAGATAACATTGAAGACAAAGATCCTCCAAAGAGCAGCAAGATACAGGAAAGGAGAAGACATCTCACATTGAAGACTCTCTTCATCAAAGATGTCAAACCATCTCTTCAGGTTCAGAG GTTGATGGTTGAGAGAGATGCATGTGACACAAGCaaacaagaaaaggaaaagaaacagCAGGGAAGCATGTGA
- the LOC125601014 gene encoding uncharacterized protein LOC125601014 → METYVDAIGVDTEATTTMGKHNKKKLKVMVAMDESKNSFYALEWAVEHLRDVISAEPETDQAGGLLTLVHVHPTYLQYIYPSGGTASAVYATDSVPESMKKAREESTIKLFTRSLEICRGKMVRDM, encoded by the exons ATGGAGACTTACGTTGATGCGATTGGTGTGGACACGGAAGCTACAACAACGATGGGTAAGCATAACAAAAAGAAGTTGAAGGTTATGGTTGCGATGGATGAAAGCAAGAATAGCTTCTATGCGTTGGAATGGGCAGTGGAACATCTCAGAGATGTTATTAGCGCAGAACCGGAAACCGATCAAGCAGGTGGTTTACTGACGTTGGTTCATGTCCATCCAACTTACCTTCAATATATCTACCCTTCTGGTGGAACTg CTTCGGCGGTGTATGCGACAGATTCAGTTCCAGAATCAATGAAGAAAGCACGAGAAGAGAGCACGATCAAGTTGTTCACACGGTCACTGGAGATATGTCGTGGCAAAATGGTGCGTGATATGTAA
- the LOC106417079 gene encoding glutathione S-transferase T3-like isoform X1, whose protein sequence is MDPFTAPCSFQNLLNSQQPYPSVSDASAYGTVWPEEENEEADIVSDRKERRKWSPTEDKVLISAWLNTSKDPIVAGLQKRDSTGCKSRRGKLNEGVCKFVGCYDAATKQKSSGQSEDDVLKLAHQIFFNDYKSKFTLEHAWLELRHDQKWCGGLASKNGVSSKRRKVDNQTGQSSTSVPCSLREEDVNGVEVRPAGVKAAKRLSKAAVRKANTEEAEGKVCMDLENMWDMRQKDFALREKVNNQKLLQMLLGKTEPLTEPEQALKNKLINDLLV, encoded by the exons ATGGATCCATTTACGGCTCCTTGTAGCTTTCAAAACCTTTTAAACAGTCAACAACCATACCCCTCTGTCTCTGATGCGTCTGCCTATGGTACTGTATGGCCTGAAGAGGAAAATGAAGAAGCAGACATCGTGAGTGACCGTAAAGAAAGGCGGAAATGGTCACCAACTGAGGAcaaggtgctcatcagtgcTTGGTTGAATACATCTAAAGACCCTATC GTTGCTGGTTTGCAGAAGAGAGACTCAACTGGCTGTAAATCGAGGCGGGGGAAGCTTAATGAGGGCGTGTGCAAGTTTGTAGGGTGCTATGATGCAGCAACTAAACAAAAATCTAGTGGGCAAAGTGAGGATGATGTTTTAAAGCTGGCTCATCAGATATTCTTCAATGATTACAAGAGCAAGTTCACACTTGAGCATGCTTGgttggagctgaggcatgaTCAAAAATGGTGTGGAGGTCTGGCGAGTAAAAATGGTGTGTCATCTAAGAGAAGAAAGGTTGATAACCAAACAGGACAGTCATCAACGTCAGTTCCATGTAGCCTTAGAGAAGAGGACGTAAATGGTGTGGAGGTCCGGCCTGCGGGTGTCAAAGCTGCAAAGAGACTAAGTAAAGCGGCTGTGAGGAAGGCTAACACTGAAGAAGCAGAAGGGAAGGTGTGTATGGACCTTGAGAACATGTGGGACATGAGGCAAAAGGACTTTGCATTGAGAGAGAAGGTTAACAATCAAAAATTGCTTCAGATGCTACTTGGCAAGACTGAGCCATTAACTGAACCAGAGCAAGCTTTGAAAAACAAGCTGATCAATGATCTGTTGGTTTGA